In the Epinephelus lanceolatus isolate andai-2023 chromosome 6, ASM4190304v1, whole genome shotgun sequence genome, one interval contains:
- the LOC117254323 gene encoding dipeptidyl peptidase 9-like isoform X1 → MTQTLKCQSHAAESLSETPYQGHSWKCGGGWLKSRNTSMKQHRDICPERGCYFGCQVWSRVVERLMHRVKRLKIEDKTEDGQESVKQALAGMTGVDELSDSTEVVEMEDVNPTQFQVEKHTWDGLRKIIHNGRKYTGVVINKAPHDFQFIQKDETSPHSHRIYYLGMPYASRENALLYSDIPKKVRKDALLVLNWKQMLDRFQASPLHGGFSREEELLRERKRLGVSGITSYDYHRPSGLFLFQANSSLYYCRDGGNNTFITSPMKPVEIKSQSAGTRMDPKICPGDSNFIGFIHNNDIWVTSIETGEERRLTFCHKGIDNPKEDPKSAGIATFVTQEEFDRFTGYWWSPAAREESDGGKTLQILYEEVDESEVEIIHVPSPALEERQTDVYRYPRAGSKNPDITLKIAEIRTDNLGKIVSTQEKVLPAPFTSLFPNAEYITRAGWTKDGRYAWVVMMDRRQQYLQLVLLPPALFIPAHQDEASRQESLEALGDAVQPFVIYQETSDIWINVHDIFHPFIQTSDDEITFITVNESKTGFCHLYKITSVLQRGSYNWAKGYTHSEDDFKCPVKEEVTITSGEWEVLANHGAKRSSSPQIWVDEKAKLVYFQGTKDSPLEHHLYVVSYDSPGEIVRLTKPGFSHSCSVSQTFDLFVSHYSSLTTSPCVHVYKLQGSEDDPLHKEPEFWASMMESSVFPYETSPPEIFSFTGKSGFELYGMLYKPDNLVPGRKHPTVVFVYGGPQVQLVNNSYKGVKYLRLSTLASLGYVVLVIDGRGSCQRGLKFEGAVKDKMGQVEIEDQVEGLHYVAEKYKFVDLSRVAIHGWSYGGFLSLMGLIHKPDVFKVAIAGAPVTLWMAYDTGYTERYLDTPEKNQKGYEACSVALHVDKLPTEPNRLLILHGFLDENVHFFHTNFLVSQLIRAGKPYSLQVYPNERHSIRCPESGEHYEITLLHFLQQNL, encoded by the exons ATGACACAGACATTGAAGTGTCAGAGTCATGCAGCTGAGTCACTCAGTGAGACTCCATATCAGGGACACAGCTGGAAGTGTGGCGGAGGTTGGCTGAAGAGCAGAAACACCTCGATGAAGCAGCACAGAGACATCTGCCCTGAGCGGGGCTGTTACTTCG GGTGTCAGGTCTGGTCCAGGGTCGTTGAACGGTTAATGCACAGAGTAAAGAGGCTGAAAATTGAAGACAAAACAGAAGACGGCCAGGAAAG CGTCAAACAAGCACTGGCAGGTATGACGGGGGTAGACGAGCTCTCAGACAGCACAGAAGTGGTTGAGATGGAGGATGTGAATCCCACCCAGTTCCAGGTGGAGAAGCACACATGGGATGGCCTGCGGAAGATCATCCACAATGGCCGCAAGTACACAGGCGTGGTCATCAACAAGGCTCCACACGACTTCCAGTTCATCCAGAAAGATGAAACCAGTCCGCACTCCCACCGCATCTACTACCTTG GAATGCCTTACGCCAGCAGGGAAAATGCTTTACTCTACTCAGACATTCCCAAGAAGGTCCGCAAAGATGCTCTGTTGGTTTTGAATTGGAAACAAATGCTGGATCGCTTTCAG GCCAGCCCTCTCCACGGGGGCTTCTCACGGGAGGAGGAGCTGCTGCGGGAGAGGAAACGTTTGGGGGTGTCTGGCATCACCTCCTATGATTATCACCGACCCAgtggcctcttcctgttccAGGCCAACAGCAGTCTGTACTACTGCCGTGACGGTGGAAACAACACCTTCATT acgTCTCCCATGAAGCCTGTCGAGATAAAGAGCCAGAGTGCAGGCACACGCATGGACCCCAAGATCTGCCCCGGGGACTCCAACTTTATCGGCTTCATCCACAACAATGACATATGGGTGACGAGCATTGAgacgggtgaagagaggaggcTCACCTTCTGCCATAAAG GTATTGACAACCCAAAAGAGGACCCCAAATCTGCCGGCATAGCCACTTTTGTCACGCAGGAAGAGTTTGACCGCTTCACAGGATACTGGTGGTCGCCAGCTGCTCGTGAAG AATCAGATGGTGGTAAGACTCTGCAGATTCTGTACGAGGAGGTGGACGAGTCTGAGGTTGAGATCATTCATGTTCCATCTCCGGCTTTGGAGGAGCGGCAGACGGATGTCTACAGATACCCACGTGCAG GCAGCAAGAATCCCGACATTACTCTCAAAATAGCAGAAATCAGGACGGACAATCTTGGCAAA ATTGTCAGCACACAGGAGAAAGTGCTGCCTGCTCCCTTCACCAGCCTGTTCCCTAATGCTGAGTATATCACCCGTGCTGGATGGACAAAAGACGGCAGATA tgcgTGGGTGGTTATGATGGACCGACGACAGCAGTATCTCcagctggtcctgctgcctccaGCGCTCTTCATCCCCGCGCATCAGGACGAGGCCAGCAGGCAGGAGAGCCTGGAGGCCCTCGGAGACGCCGTCCAGCCCTTCGTCATCTACCAGGAGACTAGCGACATCTGGATCAAT GTCCATGACatcttccatccattcatccaaaCCAGTGATGATGAGATCACCTTTATCACAGTAAATGAATCAAAAACAGGTTTCTGCCACTTGTATAAGATCACCTCAGTGTTACAGCGGGGCAGCTACAACTGGGCCAAAGGCTACACACACTCTGAAG ATGATTTCAAATGTCCAGTTAAAGAGGAGGTGACAATAACCAGCGGGGAGTGGGAGGTGCTGGCCAATCACGGAGCGAAG CGTTCGTCCAGTCCTCAGATTTGGGTGGACGAGAAAGCAAAGCTGGTTTACTTCCAGGGAACCAAAGACTCTCCTCTTGAGCATCACCTTTATGTTGTGAGCTACGACTCCCCGGGGGAAATCGTCCGACTCACCAAACCTGGTTTTTCCCACAGCTGCTCAGTGAGCCAG ACCTTTGACTTGTTTGTCAGTCATTACAGCAGCTTGACCACATCACCTTGTGTGCACGTCTACAAGCTGCAGGGCTCTGAAGACGACCCACTACACAAAGAGCCTGAGTTCTGGGCGAGCATGATGGAGTCCAGTG TTTTCCCGTACGAAACCAGTCCTCCAGAGATCTTTAGCTTCACAGGGAAGTCGGGCTTCGAGCTGTACGGCATGCTGTACAAACCAGACAACCTGGTTCCTGGCAGGAAGCATCCCACCGTTGTTTTTGTCTACGGCGGTCCGCAG gtcCAGTTAGTGAATAACTCTTATAAAGGAGTGAAGTACCTGCGGCTGAGCACGCTGGCGTCTCTGGGCTATGTCGTGCTGGTCATTGATGGACGAGGGTCCTGTCAGCGGGGTCTCAAGTTTGAAGGAGCTGTGAAGGACAAAATG GGCCAGGTGGAGATTGAAGACCAGGTGGAGGGTTTGCACTACGTAGCTGAGAAGTACAAGTTTGTAGACTTGAGTCGTGTTGCTATCCACGGCTGGTCGTATGGAGGCTTCCTCTCCCTCATGGGCCTCATCCACAAACCTGACGTCTTCAAG GTTGCCATTGCAGGAGCTCCGGTCACGTTATGGATGGCCTACGACACCGGCTACACAGAGCGATATTTGGACACGCCTGAAAAAAACCAGAAGGGATACGAGGCTTGTTCAGTCGCACTGCATGTCGACAAACTCCCCACTGA GCCCAACAGGTTGCTGATCCTTCACGGGTTTCTAGATGAGAATGTGCACTTTTTCCACACCAACTTCTTGGTGTCTCAACTCATCCGGGCAGGCAAGCCTTACAGCCTGCAG GTGTATCCCAACGAGCGACACAGCATCCGATGTCCGGAGTCTGGAGAGCATTACGAGATCACGCTGCTGCACTTCCTCCAGCAGAACCTCTGA
- the LOC117254323 gene encoding dipeptidyl peptidase 9-like isoform X2 produces the protein MHRVKRLKIEDKTEDGQESVKQALAGMTGVDELSDSTEVVEMEDVNPTQFQVEKHTWDGLRKIIHNGRKYTGVVINKAPHDFQFIQKDETSPHSHRIYYLGMPYASRENALLYSDIPKKVRKDALLVLNWKQMLDRFQASPLHGGFSREEELLRERKRLGVSGITSYDYHRPSGLFLFQANSSLYYCRDGGNNTFITSPMKPVEIKSQSAGTRMDPKICPGDSNFIGFIHNNDIWVTSIETGEERRLTFCHKGIDNPKEDPKSAGIATFVTQEEFDRFTGYWWSPAAREESDGGKTLQILYEEVDESEVEIIHVPSPALEERQTDVYRYPRAGSKNPDITLKIAEIRTDNLGKIVSTQEKVLPAPFTSLFPNAEYITRAGWTKDGRYAWVVMMDRRQQYLQLVLLPPALFIPAHQDEASRQESLEALGDAVQPFVIYQETSDIWINVHDIFHPFIQTSDDEITFITVNESKTGFCHLYKITSVLQRGSYNWAKGYTHSEDDFKCPVKEEVTITSGEWEVLANHGAKRSSSPQIWVDEKAKLVYFQGTKDSPLEHHLYVVSYDSPGEIVRLTKPGFSHSCSVSQTFDLFVSHYSSLTTSPCVHVYKLQGSEDDPLHKEPEFWASMMESSVFPYETSPPEIFSFTGKSGFELYGMLYKPDNLVPGRKHPTVVFVYGGPQVQLVNNSYKGVKYLRLSTLASLGYVVLVIDGRGSCQRGLKFEGAVKDKMGQVEIEDQVEGLHYVAEKYKFVDLSRVAIHGWSYGGFLSLMGLIHKPDVFKVAIAGAPVTLWMAYDTGYTERYLDTPEKNQKGYEACSVALHVDKLPTEPNRLLILHGFLDENVHFFHTNFLVSQLIRAGKPYSLQVYPNERHSIRCPESGEHYEITLLHFLQQNL, from the exons ATGCACAGAGTAAAGAGGCTGAAAATTGAAGACAAAACAGAAGACGGCCAGGAAAG CGTCAAACAAGCACTGGCAGGTATGACGGGGGTAGACGAGCTCTCAGACAGCACAGAAGTGGTTGAGATGGAGGATGTGAATCCCACCCAGTTCCAGGTGGAGAAGCACACATGGGATGGCCTGCGGAAGATCATCCACAATGGCCGCAAGTACACAGGCGTGGTCATCAACAAGGCTCCACACGACTTCCAGTTCATCCAGAAAGATGAAACCAGTCCGCACTCCCACCGCATCTACTACCTTG GAATGCCTTACGCCAGCAGGGAAAATGCTTTACTCTACTCAGACATTCCCAAGAAGGTCCGCAAAGATGCTCTGTTGGTTTTGAATTGGAAACAAATGCTGGATCGCTTTCAG GCCAGCCCTCTCCACGGGGGCTTCTCACGGGAGGAGGAGCTGCTGCGGGAGAGGAAACGTTTGGGGGTGTCTGGCATCACCTCCTATGATTATCACCGACCCAgtggcctcttcctgttccAGGCCAACAGCAGTCTGTACTACTGCCGTGACGGTGGAAACAACACCTTCATT acgTCTCCCATGAAGCCTGTCGAGATAAAGAGCCAGAGTGCAGGCACACGCATGGACCCCAAGATCTGCCCCGGGGACTCCAACTTTATCGGCTTCATCCACAACAATGACATATGGGTGACGAGCATTGAgacgggtgaagagaggaggcTCACCTTCTGCCATAAAG GTATTGACAACCCAAAAGAGGACCCCAAATCTGCCGGCATAGCCACTTTTGTCACGCAGGAAGAGTTTGACCGCTTCACAGGATACTGGTGGTCGCCAGCTGCTCGTGAAG AATCAGATGGTGGTAAGACTCTGCAGATTCTGTACGAGGAGGTGGACGAGTCTGAGGTTGAGATCATTCATGTTCCATCTCCGGCTTTGGAGGAGCGGCAGACGGATGTCTACAGATACCCACGTGCAG GCAGCAAGAATCCCGACATTACTCTCAAAATAGCAGAAATCAGGACGGACAATCTTGGCAAA ATTGTCAGCACACAGGAGAAAGTGCTGCCTGCTCCCTTCACCAGCCTGTTCCCTAATGCTGAGTATATCACCCGTGCTGGATGGACAAAAGACGGCAGATA tgcgTGGGTGGTTATGATGGACCGACGACAGCAGTATCTCcagctggtcctgctgcctccaGCGCTCTTCATCCCCGCGCATCAGGACGAGGCCAGCAGGCAGGAGAGCCTGGAGGCCCTCGGAGACGCCGTCCAGCCCTTCGTCATCTACCAGGAGACTAGCGACATCTGGATCAAT GTCCATGACatcttccatccattcatccaaaCCAGTGATGATGAGATCACCTTTATCACAGTAAATGAATCAAAAACAGGTTTCTGCCACTTGTATAAGATCACCTCAGTGTTACAGCGGGGCAGCTACAACTGGGCCAAAGGCTACACACACTCTGAAG ATGATTTCAAATGTCCAGTTAAAGAGGAGGTGACAATAACCAGCGGGGAGTGGGAGGTGCTGGCCAATCACGGAGCGAAG CGTTCGTCCAGTCCTCAGATTTGGGTGGACGAGAAAGCAAAGCTGGTTTACTTCCAGGGAACCAAAGACTCTCCTCTTGAGCATCACCTTTATGTTGTGAGCTACGACTCCCCGGGGGAAATCGTCCGACTCACCAAACCTGGTTTTTCCCACAGCTGCTCAGTGAGCCAG ACCTTTGACTTGTTTGTCAGTCATTACAGCAGCTTGACCACATCACCTTGTGTGCACGTCTACAAGCTGCAGGGCTCTGAAGACGACCCACTACACAAAGAGCCTGAGTTCTGGGCGAGCATGATGGAGTCCAGTG TTTTCCCGTACGAAACCAGTCCTCCAGAGATCTTTAGCTTCACAGGGAAGTCGGGCTTCGAGCTGTACGGCATGCTGTACAAACCAGACAACCTGGTTCCTGGCAGGAAGCATCCCACCGTTGTTTTTGTCTACGGCGGTCCGCAG gtcCAGTTAGTGAATAACTCTTATAAAGGAGTGAAGTACCTGCGGCTGAGCACGCTGGCGTCTCTGGGCTATGTCGTGCTGGTCATTGATGGACGAGGGTCCTGTCAGCGGGGTCTCAAGTTTGAAGGAGCTGTGAAGGACAAAATG GGCCAGGTGGAGATTGAAGACCAGGTGGAGGGTTTGCACTACGTAGCTGAGAAGTACAAGTTTGTAGACTTGAGTCGTGTTGCTATCCACGGCTGGTCGTATGGAGGCTTCCTCTCCCTCATGGGCCTCATCCACAAACCTGACGTCTTCAAG GTTGCCATTGCAGGAGCTCCGGTCACGTTATGGATGGCCTACGACACCGGCTACACAGAGCGATATTTGGACACGCCTGAAAAAAACCAGAAGGGATACGAGGCTTGTTCAGTCGCACTGCATGTCGACAAACTCCCCACTGA GCCCAACAGGTTGCTGATCCTTCACGGGTTTCTAGATGAGAATGTGCACTTTTTCCACACCAACTTCTTGGTGTCTCAACTCATCCGGGCAGGCAAGCCTTACAGCCTGCAG GTGTATCCCAACGAGCGACACAGCATCCGATGTCCGGAGTCTGGAGAGCATTACGAGATCACGCTGCTGCACTTCCTCCAGCAGAACCTCTGA